In the genome of Thermodesulfobacteriota bacterium, the window CGACAGCAACCGATCTTCGGTTGGCAAAAGAACCGATCTCCCGGTCTGAGGAGACGACCACCACTCCGGATCCCTTCTCCTGGATGATCCTTTTGATCACCTCGTCCGCCCTCTCCCCTGCCTTCGAAAAGAGGACCTCGACCCCTTTCCTCCGCTCCTTCCTCTCGGTGGGCCAACCCCCCTGCCATCCATCGAAGACGACGAGGATATCCAGAGACCGGATTTGCCGATACCGGGAAAGGGTTTCGAGGAGGCGATCCCTCTCCATCTGAAGCCTGGAGGAGCTGAAAGGGGTGGAGGGGCGACCGGAATGGAGGAGGTTATATCCATCGATGAGCAGAAGCATACCCACCTTTCGAGGCCAGCTCGCCTCTATTCCTTCTCCCTTCCGAAGGCCGGGAAGGGCCGCTCAAAGATATTCCAACCACTCTCTGAACTCCGGATCCTTCCCCTTGACGATGTTAAAGAAAGCGGCCTGGAGTTCCCGTGTGATGGGGCCCGGCCTTCCCTCCCCGATCTGGCGGCCGTCGACTTCGCGGATAGGGGTGATTTCCGCGGCCGTTCCCGTAAAAAAGGCCTCGTGGGCGGTGTAGAGTTCGTCCCGGGTGAACTTGTCCTCCACTACGGGGATCTTCCTCGCCTTGGCGATCTGGATCACCGAATCCCTGGTGATCCCAGGGAGCACGGAGGTAAGGGGGGTCGTCTTCAACATCCCGTGTTTCACGATAAAGATGTTCTCCCCGCTCCCTTCGGCGACGTAGCCTTCGGTATCGAGCATCAACGCCTCGTCAAATCCCAGCTCGATCGCCTCCTTCTTGGCAAGGACGGAGTTGACATAATTCCCCGCGATCTTGGCCTTCGTCATCATCACGTTGACATGATGGCGAGTGTAGGAGGAGGTTTTGATCCGGATGCCCTTCTCCAGGGCCTCGTCACCGAGGTAGGCCCCCCATGACCAGACGATAATGGCCACCCGAACCGGGTTCTCTCCGGGGTAGACGCCCATGGCCCCTTCTCCGATGAAGGCAAGAGGACGGATATAGCCGGCCTTGAGCCGATTGGCCCGAAGGGTCTCCTTACAGGCCTCCGCCAATTCCTTTTTCGTATAGGGCAATCGCAGCGTGCCGATATGGGCGGAGTCGAAAAACCGGTCGATGTGCTCCCTGAGCCTGAAGATCGCAGACCTCCCATCCTCGCATTCGTAGCAACGAATGCCCTCGAAGATGCCCAGACCATAATGCAACGTGTGGGTCAAGACGTGGACCTTTGCCTCGTCCCAAGGGATCAACCTTCCGTCCATCCAGATGGTCTCAAGTTTTTGAACCATACCCGCTCCCCTCCCTCTCGGTCTCGACTGTGTGAAACCCCTTTTTACACCATTTTGGTCCAATTGTCAAAACATTCTTCGGTCTGTTTGAAGGACCTAAAGAGATGGTTCGGAGGGGGTGAGGAGGCGAATGGGGAGCCGGTGGGAAAGGATCGATTTCGCTGTCTGAACCCCGAACAGGAGCTCGGAGAAGCGATCTTCCCCCTCCCCAAAAGAGAGGCTCAGCTGGTCCATCCATGGCCGATCCTCCGGGAATCGGTCCAGGTGATCGACGAACCCCTCGAGGAGGACCTCTGCCAGCTTCCCGCAATCGACCTCGTAAGCCTCTCCATAAGGAAGAGAGAGGCAGATATGGGAAGCCTTCAGGTTTCCGATGGTCTGGATGAGGGTTGGGGCAAGCCGCCTCACGGTGAAATAGCTATAAGCCCGGACGCTGCCCAGCCCGAAGAGGAGGATCCATTGGGGAAGGATCCGCCCCTGCGAAGGGATGAGGGTCCGTTCGATCCACTCCCCCGTAAGCCGCCCCTCCCTAAGGAGTCGGGAAAGCCTTCCGTTGAGCCTCCAATCCAGCAAGCCAGCAGTGCCCTTCAGGGGCCTTTCGTCCCCGAAGAAACCCGAGATCAACAGATCCCCTTCCTGTTCGACCGGCCTTTCTTTGGTGACGATCACATCCATCGATCCGTTCTCTCAGAGGGGCTTCCGGATCACCTCGTTCTGGATGCGGTCCAAGAGGCCGTTGATGAAATTTCCCGACTCTTCCGTCCCGAACCGCTTCCCGAGATCGATGGCCTCGTTGAGGGTGACTTTGGGAGGGATGTCCTTGCAGTAGAGCAGTTCGTAGATGGCCATCCTCAAAATATTCCGGTCGATGATCGTCATTCGGTCCAGGCGCCAGTGCTCGGAATGTCCTTCGATGATCGGGTCGATCTCCTTTTGGTGCTCGACGACCCCGAGGACGAGCCGTTGGGTCAATTCTTCATCCCCTCCGGCAGAGGGGAAGTGCCCCTTCATCTCCTCCAGGGCCAGGAGGGCATTCTTCTTCGTGATTTCGATCTGATAAAGAACCTGGAGGGCGATCTCCCTCGCTCTTCTTCGCCGACCCAACGACCCTCTTATTCCTTCCCGATCTCCCTCATGAGATTGGCCATCTCGATGGCGGTCATGGCTGCATCAAATCCCTTGTTGCCCACCTTCGTCCCAGCCCGTTCGATCGCCTGTTCGATGTTGTCGGTCACCAGCACACCGAAGGAGACGGGCACCTCGTGCTCGAGGACGACGCTGGCGATCCCCTTGGTCACTTCTGTCGCGATATAGTCGAAGTGCGGCGTAGCCCCTCGAATCACGCACCCGAGGCAGACGATGGCATCGTAGTGTCCGCTTTTGGCCATTTTTTTGGCCGCCAGAGGAATTTCAAAGGACCCGGGGACCCTCACCACGGTGAGGTCCTCCTCCACGGCTCCGCTCCGCCGCAGGGCATCGAGGGCGCCTTCCAATAGACGATCGCTGATGAAATGATTGAACCGGCTCACGACGATCCCGAATTTGAGCCCCTTTGCTGTCAGCTTGCCTTCGATCACTCTGATCATCTCCCGCTCCTTTCCCAGATCCCACCCCCCGGCCGTCTCCCCCGTCGTCCCCTCGGTCCTCCTCTACTCGACCGTTTTGATGGAGAGGATGTGCCCCATCTTCTTGGCCTTGGTCTTCAAATATTCGATGTTCTCCTGATGCGGCTTGGTCTCGATCGGAACCCTTTCCACCACCTCGATCCCGTATCCTTCGAGGCCCTTGATCTTTTTGGGGTTGTTGGTCATCAACCGGATCTTGCGGAGGCCGAGGTCGACCAGGATCTGAGCCCCGATCCCATAATCCCTCATGTCGGCCTGAAACCCGAGGGCCTCGTTGGCCTCCACCGTATCCTTCCCCATATCCTGGAGGCAGTAGGCCTTCAACTTGTTGACCAGGCCGATGCCCCGTCCCTCCTGTCTCATGTAGAGGATCACCCCTTTGCCCTCCTTTTCGACCATCGCCATGGCCTGATGGAGCTGCTCCTGGCAATCACACCGTTTCGATCCGAAGACGTCCCCTGTCAGGCACTGGGAATGGACCCGGACCAGGACCCTGTCCTCCGGATGGATGTCTCCCTTGACCAGGGCGAGATGGTGGAAGGGATCGACATCGTTTTCATAGGCGATGGCCTTAAAAAGACCTCCGTACTTTGTCGGAATGTTGGCCTCTGCAATTCGCCGGACGAGCCTCTCCTTCCGAAGTCGGTACTTGATCAGGTCGGCGATGGTGACGATCTTCAGGCCGTGTTGTTCTGCAAATCGCTTTAGGTCCGGCATCCTGGCCATCGTGCCGTCCTCGTTCATGATCTCGCAAATGACGCCTGCCGGTTTGAGGCCAGCGAGCCGGGCCAGATCGACCGAGCCCTCGGTCTGTCCTGTGCGGACCAGGACACCTCCGGGCCTCGCCCTCAGGGGAAAGACATGGCCGGGCGAGACCAGGTCTTCGGGTTTGGCGTTGTCGTCGACCGCCGTTAGGATGGTCGTGGCCCGGTCTGCCGCGGAGATGCCGGTGGTCACCCCCTTTCTCGCATCGATCGAAACGGTGAAGGCCGTCTGGAACCGAGAGGTATTGTCCGAGACCATCATCGGAAGTTTCAACTGGTTCAACCGCTCCTCGGTCAAGGAGAGGCAAATCAATCCCCTGCCGTATTTCGCCATGAAATTGATGGCCTCGGGCGTGACCTTCTCCGCCGCCATGGTGAGGTCGCCCTCGTTTTCCCGGTCTTCATCGTCGACCAGGATCACCATCTTTCCTTGCCGGATATCCTCCAGCGCCTCTTCAATGGTGCTGATCATCTGAGCCTCCATCGTCTTCGACATACCCATGCTCTTTTAAGAAGGAAAGGGTCAAACCCTCGGCCCCCCGGGGTGGATGCCCGAGGAGGCGTTCTACATACTTCCCCAAGAGGTCGGCTTCGAGGTTGACCGCATCGCCGACCCTTTTATCGATCAAGGTGGTCTTCTCAAGGGTGTGGGGGATCAACAAGAGGGAGATCACGTTTCCCCGGATCTCATTGACCGTCAAACTGACCCCATCCACCGCGATGGAACCCTTGGGCACGAAATAGCGTAAGAGATGATTTGGGACCTCGATCTCGAGGCGAATGAATTCTCTTCCGACCTTCTTTTCAACGATCGTGCCGGTGCCGTCGATATGCCCGGTGACGAAGTGACCTCCCAGGCGGCTGCCAATCCGAAGCGCCCTTTCGAGATTGACCCTCTCTCCCACCTTCAACTGCCCCAGGGTACTCTTTTTGACCGTCTCTTCGGAGAGATCGAATGCGAAGGCCATTCCCTTTTGCTCCGTGACGGTCAGGCAAACCCCATTTATACTAATACTATCACCGAGTTGCACCTCTGTCAATCGATCGGGGAAAAGAACCGTAAGCCTTTTCCCTTCTCCTCTTTGATCGATTCTCAATACCCTCCCCGTTCCTTCTACGATTCCGGTGAACATCGCCGTCTCGGATATCCCACGACCAGAAGGTCTTCTCCCAGCCTCCTGACCTGCATTCGCTCAACCCGGATGGCCTCTTCCAGCTTATCAACTCCCCTGCCGCTAAAAATCCCCGGGGCTTGGTCACCTCCGATCAACTTAGGGGCAAGAAAGAGGAAGATCTTGTCGACCAGCCCCACGCTGAGGAAGGCGTTGTTGATCTGTCCTCCTCCCTCGACCATGAGGCTCACCATCTCCATCTGTCCCAGTCTTCGAAGAAGGGCGTTGAGGTCGACCCTTCCTTCTATGGGATCGACGATCAGGAGGTTCACCCCCCTTTTCGCAAAGCATTCGATCCTCTCTGCGGGGGCAAGCGAGGTGGTGGCGATGATCGTCTTCTCAGGCCGCTCTTCGATCACCTTCGCTCCCTCAGGGGTTCTGAGACGACTGTCGAGCACCACCCGAAACGGATCCCGCCCGCCCCTGATCCGCGCCGTCAGCAGAGGGTCGTCTCTCAGAACCGTATCGACCCCTACGACCACGGCGTCTACCTCGTTCCTCAACCGATGGACGAAGCGTCTCGATTCCTCCCCGGTGATCCACTTCGACTCTCCAGAGGGGGTGGCGATCTTTCCGTCGAGAGTCGAGGCGACCTTTAAAGAAACAAAGGGCAGTCCGCTCTGAATATACTTTGAGAAGGCCTCGTTCAACGCCCGGGAGGCCTCTTCGCAGACGCCCACGTCCACCTGAAGGCCCGCTTCCCGAAGCAAGCCAATCCCCCGTCCCTGGACCAGGGGGTTGGGATCGACCATCCCCACGACCACTCGCTTCACCCCGGCCTGGATCAGCGCGGGCGCGCAGGGCGGGGTTCGACCCTGATGGACACAGGGCTCGAGGTTGACATAAAGGGTGGCCCCTTTGGCTTCAGGCCCCGCCTTTTTTAAGGCGACGACTTCTGCGTGATCCTCACCCGCCCGAACATGGTAGCCTTGGCCGACCACCCTCCCCTCTTTCACCAGGACCGCCCCGACCATCGGATTGGGCGAGGTCCGACCTCTGCCCTTTTCGGCAAGCCTCAGGGCCCGCTTCATCCAATAGGCGTCTTCCGTTGGGAACGGGTGGGGCATCCCTCTACTTTCGAGGCTTCGCCTCTTCCCTGTTTCCGAGAAGCTCTTTCAACTCATCCATAAATTCCTGGATGTCTTTGAACTGCCGGTAAACCGAGGCAAAACGGACATAGGCCACGCCGTCGAGACGGTGCAGTTCCTCCATCACCTTCTCTCCGATCTCCGCGCTCCGAACCTCCCTCTCCCCTCTCTCCTGAAAATAGGATTCGATTCGATTGGCGATCTTCTCCAGGACGTTGATGCTGATGGGCCTCTTCTCGCAGGCCTTCCTCAACCCGTTTAAAATCTTGCCCCGGTTGAAAGGCTCTCGCCTCCCGTCCTTCTTGATCACCATGGGGAGCGATTCCTCGGCCCGCTCGCTCGTGGTGAACCGTTTCTGACACCTCAGGCATTCCCTTCTCCGCCGGATCGTCTCTTTGTCCTTGGCCAACCGGGAATCGACCACCTTGCTCTCGGAATGCCCACAGAAAGGACACTTCATCTCAGTGATGCGATGGCCCTTTGGAGGCGGTCCCCCTTTTCGGTCTCCGACTGAACTGTTCGATCTTCACCTTCGAGGCCCTGAGCATCTCCTTGGCCAGGGGATCCGCATACCCCTCTTCATAGACGACCCGGACGATGCCGGAATTGATGATCATCTTGGAACAGATGATGCATGGATGATTGGTGCAATAGAGGGTGGCCCCGCAGATTTCGACCCCGTGATAGGCGGCCTGGATGATGGCATTCTGCTCGGCGTGAAGCCCCCGGCAGAGTTCATGCCGTTCTCCAGAGGGGATGCCGAGGGTCTCCCTGAGGCAACCGATGTCGAGGCAATGGGGGAGCTGAGAGGGGGCCCCGTTATATCCCGTCGTCAATATCTTCTTGTCTTTGACGAGAATGGCCCCCACCTGTCT includes:
- a CDS encoding NYN domain-containing protein; this encodes MLLLIDGYNLLHSGRPSTPFSSSRLQMERDRLLETLSRYRQIRSLDILVVFDGWQGGWPTERKERRKGVEVLFSKAGERADEVIKRIIQEKGSGVVVVSSDREIGSFANRRSVAVVSSEAFRERLSAIDSGGEERLAEETEERERPGRRLSKRERRTRMALKRL
- a CDS encoding branched-chain amino acid transaminase, producing the protein MVQKLETIWMDGRLIPWDEAKVHVLTHTLHYGLGIFEGIRCYECEDGRSAIFRLREHIDRFFDSAHIGTLRLPYTKKELAEACKETLRANRLKAGYIRPLAFIGEGAMGVYPGENPVRVAIIVWSWGAYLGDEALEKGIRIKTSSYTRHHVNVMMTKAKIAGNYVNSVLAKKEAIELGFDEALMLDTEGYVAEGSGENIFIVKHGMLKTTPLTSVLPGITRDSVIQIAKARKIPVVEDKFTRDELYTAHEAFFTGTAAEITPIREVDGRQIGEGRPGPITRELQAAFFNIVKGKDPEFREWLEYL
- the nusB gene encoding transcription antitermination factor NusB; protein product: MGRRRRAREIALQVLYQIEITKKNALLALEEMKGHFPSAGGDEELTQRLVLGVVEHQKEIDPIIEGHSEHWRLDRMTIIDRNILRMAIYELLYCKDIPPKVTLNEAIDLGKRFGTEESGNFINGLLDRIQNEVIRKPL
- the ribE gene encoding 6,7-dimethyl-8-ribityllumazine synthase, producing MIRVIEGKLTAKGLKFGIVVSRFNHFISDRLLEGALDALRRSGAVEEDLTVVRVPGSFEIPLAAKKMAKSGHYDAIVCLGCVIRGATPHFDYIATEVTKGIASVVLEHEVPVSFGVLVTDNIEQAIERAGTKVGNKGFDAAMTAIEMANLMREIGKE
- a CDS encoding bifunctional 3,4-dihydroxy-2-butanone-4-phosphate synthase/GTP cyclohydrolase II is translated as MISTIEEALEDIRQGKMVILVDDEDRENEGDLTMAAEKVTPEAINFMAKYGRGLICLSLTEERLNQLKLPMMVSDNTSRFQTAFTVSIDARKGVTTGISAADRATTILTAVDDNAKPEDLVSPGHVFPLRARPGGVLVRTGQTEGSVDLARLAGLKPAGVICEIMNEDGTMARMPDLKRFAEQHGLKIVTIADLIKYRLRKERLVRRIAEANIPTKYGGLFKAIAYENDVDPFHHLALVKGDIHPEDRVLVRVHSQCLTGDVFGSKRCDCQEQLHQAMAMVEKEGKGVILYMRQEGRGIGLVNKLKAYCLQDMGKDTVEANEALGFQADMRDYGIGAQILVDLGLRKIRLMTNNPKKIKGLEGYGIEVVERVPIETKPHQENIEYLKTKAKKMGHILSIKTVE
- a CDS encoding riboflavin synthase, coding for MFTGIVEGTGRVLRIDQRGEGKRLTVLFPDRLTEVQLGDSISINGVCLTVTEQKGMAFAFDLSEETVKKSTLGQLKVGERVNLERALRIGSRLGGHFVTGHIDGTGTIVEKKVGREFIRLEIEVPNHLLRYFVPKGSIAVDGVSLTVNEIRGNVISLLLIPHTLEKTTLIDKRVGDAVNLEADLLGKYVERLLGHPPRGAEGLTLSFLKEHGYVEDDGGSDDQHH
- the ribD gene encoding bifunctional diaminohydroxyphosphoribosylaminopyrimidine deaminase/5-amino-6-(5-phosphoribosylamino)uracil reductase RibD gives rise to the protein MPHPFPTEDAYWMKRALRLAEKGRGRTSPNPMVGAVLVKEGRVVGQGYHVRAGEDHAEVVALKKAGPEAKGATLYVNLEPCVHQGRTPPCAPALIQAGVKRVVVGMVDPNPLVQGRGIGLLREAGLQVDVGVCEEASRALNEAFSKYIQSGLPFVSLKVASTLDGKIATPSGESKWITGEESRRFVHRLRNEVDAVVVGVDTVLRDDPLLTARIRGGRDPFRVVLDSRLRTPEGAKVIEERPEKTIIATTSLAPAERIECFAKRGVNLLIVDPIEGRVDLNALLRRLGQMEMVSLMVEGGGQINNAFLSVGLVDKIFLFLAPKLIGGDQAPGIFSGRGVDKLEEAIRVERMQVRRLGEDLLVVGYPRRRCSPES
- the nrdR gene encoding transcriptional regulator NrdR, coding for MKCPFCGHSESKVVDSRLAKDKETIRRRRECLRCQKRFTTSERAEESLPMVIKKDGRREPFNRGKILNGLRKACEKRPISINVLEKIANRIESYFQERGEREVRSAEIGEKVMEELHRLDGVAYVRFASVYRQFKDIQEFMDELKELLGNREEAKPRK
- a CDS encoding cytidine/deoxycytidylate deaminase family protein, whose translation is MSSGKKRRDDPRRPTWDEYFMDITHLVAKRSTCLRRQVGAILVKDKKILTTGYNGAPSQLPHCLDIGCLRETLGIPSGERHELCRGLHAEQNAIIQAAYHGVEICGATLYCTNHPCIICSKMIINSGIVRVVYEEGYADPLAKEMLRASKVKIEQFSRRPKRGTASKGPSHH